One window of Bacillus alkalicellulosilyticus genomic DNA carries:
- a CDS encoding anti-sigma factor family protein: MSCKATYNELINKYIDGEASEQEKDELHKHLEQCPSCKSHYLELKKAIAFIQSSSHIAAPVNFTENVMSQLPKRKAKVAWKQWIKRHPFAVSAAVFFLLMSSSVFSFWNSNTDELMVTGAANLQIDKERAAVVVPEGEVVEGDLTVRNGTLQVDGEVRGNVLLINSEQYLASAGSVTGEIEEVNQMLDWVWYHIKNFFVDVVSFIDEPTEES; encoded by the coding sequence ATGAGCTGTAAAGCTACTTATAACGAACTAATTAATAAATATATAGACGGTGAAGCAAGCGAACAGGAGAAAGACGAGCTTCATAAACATCTCGAGCAATGTCCTTCTTGTAAGTCGCATTACCTTGAATTAAAGAAAGCAATTGCTTTTATTCAGAGCTCTTCTCATATTGCTGCGCCAGTGAATTTTACGGAAAATGTAATGAGTCAACTACCTAAACGCAAAGCGAAGGTAGCCTGGAAACAATGGATTAAAAGACATCCATTTGCGGTTTCAGCAGCTGTTTTCTTTCTATTAATGTCATCTAGTGTGTTTTCATTCTGGAATAGTAACACTGATGAATTGATGGTTACAGGTGCAGCAAACTTACAGATTGATAAGGAGCGAGCTGCTGTTGTTGTGCCAGAGGGTGAAGTGGTTGAGGGAGATTTAACAGTTAGAAATGGGACGCTACAAGTCGACGGAGAAGTGAGAGGAAATGTACTGCTCATTAATAGCGAACAGTACTTAGCATCGGCTGGTTCCGTCACAGGAGAAATTGAAGAGGTCAATCAAATGTTAGATTGGGTATGGTATCATATTAAGAATTTCTTCGTTGATGTCGTTAGCTTCATCGATGAACCAACAGAAGAGTCGTAA
- a CDS encoding KinB-signaling pathway activation protein, which translates to MNSRKVVFLFFTTLLLGSISGAIVGITIDWEMYLSKGILNFFFGFLWLLGISAAFSLISQMGFFAYLTIHRFGLGLFKTTKLWNRVQIVIIAFVLFDLAYLRYLGFATETETILHYLILPILLLVYGLVIAYIKAKETNQTAFIPALFFIIVVTTIEWVPALTVNDPKWLWIYFTPLIIGNTWQLLVLHRLTENKNQSK; encoded by the coding sequence GTGAATAGCCGTAAAGTTGTTTTTTTATTTTTTACTACATTATTACTTGGAAGCATTAGTGGAGCAATTGTTGGAATCACCATTGATTGGGAAATGTATCTCTCCAAAGGAATACTAAACTTTTTCTTTGGATTTCTTTGGCTTCTTGGAATAAGTGCCGCCTTTAGCTTAATCAGTCAAATGGGATTTTTTGCTTACCTGACAATCCATCGCTTTGGCTTAGGGTTATTTAAAACGACTAAACTATGGAATAGAGTTCAAATCGTTATCATTGCATTTGTTTTGTTTGACTTAGCTTATTTACGATATTTAGGGTTTGCGACTGAAACTGAAACCATACTTCATTATTTGATATTGCCTATCCTATTATTAGTATACGGTTTAGTTATTGCTTATATAAAAGCGAAGGAAACCAATCAAACTGCATTTATCCCTGCGTTATTTTTTATTATTGTTGTAACGACAATTGAATGGGTGCCAGCACTTACCGTAAACGACCCTAAGTGGCTATGGATTTATTTTACCCCACTTATTATAGGGAATACGTGGCAGTTATTAGTGTTACATCGATTAACTGAAAATAAAAACCAGTCGAAATAG
- the sigW gene encoding RNA polymerase sigma factor SigW, which produces MELVIKRIINDVKNGDQQAFAELVDLYKDKVYQISYRMVGNVHEAQDIAQEAFLRAYTNIDSYDTNRKFSTWLFRIATNLSIDRLRKRKPDYYLDEEIKDSEGLTMQSQIAADQELPEDQVVTLEMQEWIQDAIHKLPPKYRAAIILKYIEDLSLKEISEILNLPETTIKTRVHRGREALRKSLGNV; this is translated from the coding sequence ATGGAACTTGTGATAAAGAGAATTATAAACGATGTAAAAAATGGGGATCAGCAAGCTTTTGCAGAATTAGTTGATTTATATAAGGATAAAGTCTATCAAATTTCATACCGGATGGTTGGGAATGTACATGAGGCACAGGACATAGCACAAGAAGCCTTTTTACGAGCATACACCAATATAGATAGTTATGATACCAATCGAAAATTTTCTACGTGGCTCTTTCGAATAGCAACTAACCTTTCGATTGACCGGCTTCGGAAGCGAAAGCCAGATTACTATTTAGATGAAGAAATCAAAGATAGTGAAGGGTTAACGATGCAGTCGCAAATAGCAGCTGACCAAGAGTTACCTGAAGACCAAGTAGTGACGCTGGAAATGCAAGAATGGATTCAAGATGCGATTCATAAGTTACCGCCAAAGTATAGAGCGGCTATTATCCTTAAATATATAGAAGATTTATCATTAAAAGAGATTAGTGAAATATTAAATTTACCTGAGACTACAATAAAAACACGTGTTCATCGTGGAAGAGAAGCATTACGAAAAAGTTTAGGAAATGTATAG
- the pdaB gene encoding polysaccharide deacetylase family sporulation protein PdaB: MKFFWVWNGKKLKQISIIIVAAFFTAGILFVERSELMVFSTPEGPQVFYKGDVNEKKVALTFNISWGEQRAVPILDILDEKNIDATFFVSAAWAERYPELIDRIKEDGHEIGNHGYRYENYPSWDGEKIKKDIRHSHQVLTDLTKQKVNLLRPPNGQFDKRVVNIAENLDYSIIHWSVDGKDYENPGVDAIVENVVTQTKNGDVILLHASDSVKQTHKALPIILDHLSKKGYKFVSVTELMASTEAETKEVK, translated from the coding sequence ATGAAGTTCTTTTGGGTTTGGAATGGCAAGAAACTAAAGCAAATATCCATTATTATTGTGGCTGCATTTTTTACTGCTGGAATTTTGTTTGTTGAAAGAAGTGAACTAATGGTATTCTCCACACCTGAGGGACCACAAGTATTTTACAAAGGTGATGTTAACGAAAAAAAAGTTGCGTTAACCTTTAATATAAGTTGGGGGGAACAACGGGCCGTACCTATCTTAGATATACTAGATGAGAAAAACATAGATGCAACATTTTTTGTATCGGCTGCTTGGGCTGAGCGCTATCCAGAACTCATTGATAGAATTAAAGAGGATGGACATGAGATAGGGAACCACGGATACCGTTACGAAAATTATCCCTCATGGGATGGTGAGAAAATTAAGAAAGACATCCGTCACTCCCACCAAGTTTTAACAGACCTTACAAAACAGAAAGTGAATTTGTTAAGACCTCCGAATGGTCAGTTTGATAAACGTGTAGTAAATATTGCGGAAAACCTAGACTATTCTATTATTCACTGGAGCGTCGATGGTAAGGATTATGAGAATCCTGGGGTTGACGCTATTGTTGAAAATGTCGTTACCCAAACAAAAAACGGTGACGTCATACTTCTCCACGCTTCGGATAGTGTAAAACAAACACATAAAGCATTGCCTATTATCCTCGATCACCTTAGCAAAAAAGGCTATAAGTTCGTTTCTGTCACCGAACTTATGGCTAGCACAGAAGCAGAAACTAAAGAAGTAAAATAA
- the gerD gene encoding spore germination lipoprotein GerD: MLSKWKLLILLAFLTIAGCAQPEASANQTPDYESTKKMMVDMLQTEEGKEAIKEIMTTDEELQQAIIMDQAFVRKTIQDTLTSEQGRQFWQETMKDPEFAKAFAESIQKENEELLKTLMKDPEYQEMMMIILKDPEMEKAALDLMQTKEYRQQVMTIMTEAFESPYFKAQVSEILSTVVQEQTQKPASQSGGEEGGSS; encoded by the coding sequence ATGTTGAGTAAGTGGAAGCTGCTCATTTTACTAGCCTTTCTTACTATTGCTGGTTGTGCACAGCCTGAAGCAAGTGCTAATCAAACACCTGATTACGAAAGCACAAAAAAAATGATGGTCGATATGTTGCAAACGGAAGAAGGAAAAGAAGCAATTAAAGAAATCATGACTACAGACGAAGAGTTACAACAGGCAATTATCATGGACCAAGCATTTGTAAGAAAAACCATTCAAGATACGTTAACTTCAGAACAAGGCAGACAATTTTGGCAAGAGACGATGAAAGATCCTGAATTCGCTAAAGCTTTTGCTGAAAGTATTCAAAAAGAAAATGAAGAGTTGCTCAAAACACTTATGAAGGACCCAGAGTATCAGGAAATGATGATGATTATTCTTAAGGATCCTGAGATGGAAAAGGCTGCACTTGATTTAATGCAAACAAAGGAGTACAGACAACAAGTAATGACGATTATGACTGAGGCCTTTGAGAGTCCTTATTTCAAAGCACAAGTAAGTGAAATTTTATCAACTGTCGTACAAGAACAAACACAAAAACCAGCTTCACAAAGCGGAGGAGAAGAAGGCGGTTCTTCCTAA
- a CDS encoding YbbR-like domain-containing protein — protein MNKLFENRWFLKIFAFFIALMLFLMVNLDNLHNQPGAVLPPISEGTFQIEDVKLDAIFDEERFAIMEMTESVQVNLRGQQSSIMMFQLARPSYEVYVDLSGKEAGVHHVPIQYRNFPGDLSVSIQPQTARVILQEKKTVSIPVEVDIVNEGEIAEGYSIGTAIVNPVNVEITAAEDLIDQVAIAKVYVDVAGADETIEKGAPVKIYDHAGNELHLDVDPAVVDVRVPITSPFKSVPYKISREGQLPQGVSISSIVSTPKEVTIYGPQDVLNEISVLEGITLNLDDLTESQTVELAVPVPDGVESVEPGFIEVTIELTEEESITMESMPIEITGTPATTIVAFVEPEFEEVSLTIRGAQSLLEKIRPEDIQIYIDVSQLAPGEHEVPIQVVGPQNLVFTPSQTTVKVSVSEIES, from the coding sequence ATGAATAAACTGTTTGAAAATCGTTGGTTTTTAAAGATCTTTGCTTTTTTCATTGCACTGATGCTATTTTTAATGGTTAATTTGGATAATTTACATAACCAACCAGGTGCGGTACTCCCACCAATAAGTGAAGGGACATTCCAAATTGAAGATGTGAAGTTAGACGCTATCTTTGATGAAGAACGTTTTGCAATCATGGAAATGACAGAATCTGTTCAGGTAAATTTGAGAGGACAACAAAGCTCAATTATGATGTTCCAACTCGCTAGACCATCTTATGAAGTATATGTTGACTTAAGTGGCAAAGAAGCCGGGGTTCACCATGTGCCGATTCAATATCGGAATTTTCCGGGGGACTTATCGGTCAGTATTCAGCCTCAAACAGCTAGAGTTATTTTACAGGAAAAAAAGACGGTTTCTATTCCGGTAGAAGTGGATATTGTTAATGAAGGGGAAATTGCAGAAGGCTATTCAATAGGAACGGCAATAGTAAACCCTGTAAATGTGGAGATTACTGCAGCTGAGGATTTAATCGACCAAGTAGCAATTGCTAAAGTATACGTCGATGTGGCTGGAGCAGATGAAACGATTGAAAAAGGCGCTCCTGTAAAGATTTATGACCATGCTGGAAATGAGTTGCATTTGGATGTTGACCCAGCTGTTGTCGATGTGAGAGTTCCGATAACAAGCCCATTTAAAAGTGTTCCATACAAAATTTCAAGAGAGGGACAGTTACCACAAGGTGTAAGTATCAGTTCTATCGTTTCTACACCAAAAGAAGTGACGATTTATGGACCACAAGATGTTCTTAACGAAATTTCGGTTTTAGAAGGAATTACACTTAACCTAGACGACTTAACTGAAAGTCAAACTGTTGAGTTAGCTGTACCTGTTCCAGATGGAGTTGAGTCGGTTGAACCTGGTTTTATTGAGGTGACCATCGAGTTAACTGAGGAAGAGTCGATTACGATGGAAAGTATGCCGATAGAGATTACCGGGACTCCAGCTACAACGATAGTGGCATTTGTAGAACCTGAATTTGAAGAAGTATCGTTGACGATAAGAGGAGCACAATCACTCTTAGAAAAAATTAGACCAGAAGATATACAGATATATATTGATGTAAGTCAGTTAGCACCTGGGGAGCATGAAGTCCCTATACAAGTTGTAGGGCCGCAAAACCTGGTGTTTACTCCAAGTCAAACAACTGTAAAAGTGAGCGTTTCTGAAATCGAGTCATAA
- the cdaA gene encoding diadenylate cyclase CdaA, giving the protein MFPGEDFQLLRYLVQIIDILVVTFVIYKLIMIIKGTRAVQLVKGISVILAVWFLSSFFGLRTLQFLMQQVVTFGLLGIIIIFQPELRRGLEQIGRGRFFGRTNVVEEEEASRSIDAIVKSATYMAKRRIGALISIERETGMNDYVETGIGMNSTLTSELLINIFIPNTPLHDGAVIIKGNKILAAACYLPLSENPFISKELGTRHRAALGISEVSDSITLVVSEETGAISLTKSGELHRDLNEEQLRQLLEKELIDEMKHVTTSRWQWGGKKNE; this is encoded by the coding sequence ATGTTTCCTGGTGAAGACTTTCAGCTACTAAGATATTTAGTGCAAATTATAGATATATTAGTAGTTACGTTTGTTATTTATAAATTGATTATGATTATAAAGGGAACAAGAGCTGTACAGCTAGTCAAAGGGATATCAGTAATTTTAGCTGTTTGGTTCTTGAGTTCGTTTTTTGGCTTGCGAACACTACAGTTCCTTATGCAACAAGTTGTAACATTCGGACTGCTTGGGATTATTATTATATTTCAGCCCGAGTTAAGAAGAGGATTGGAACAAATCGGGAGAGGGCGTTTTTTCGGAAGAACGAATGTTGTTGAAGAGGAAGAAGCATCTCGCTCAATTGATGCCATTGTGAAATCGGCGACCTATATGGCTAAACGAAGAATAGGTGCGTTAATTTCGATAGAGCGCGAAACGGGTATGAATGACTATGTTGAAACAGGGATAGGTATGAATTCTACCTTAACATCAGAATTGTTAATTAACATCTTTATTCCAAATACCCCTCTTCATGATGGTGCAGTCATTATTAAGGGTAATAAAATCCTAGCCGCTGCTTGTTATTTGCCTCTTTCTGAAAATCCATTCATCTCCAAAGAATTGGGGACAAGACACCGAGCAGCATTAGGAATAAGTGAAGTCTCCGATAGTATTACTTTGGTCGTTTCTGAGGAAACAGGTGCCATATCACTCACAAAGAGTGGGGAACTCCATCGAGATTTAAATGAAGAACAATTACGACAATTGTTAGAAAAAGAATTAATAGATGAAATGAAGCATGTAACCACGTCCCGCTGGCAGTGGGGAGGGAAGAAGAATGAATAA
- the cwlD gene encoding N-acetylmuramoyl-L-alanine amidase CwlD yields the protein MMKWVKGGAFALGVVSLLFIIQYQFLSDDSTSWQLPLSGKVIVVDPGHGGLDGGATSKEGLLEKEVTLDIAFQLRDYLQEAGALVLMTREEDRDLADDDVRRVRDRKVQDLKRRVDMVNDSDADMFISIHLNAIPSPKWSGAQTFYNRSFDENKNMAKFVQDELRRNLENTTREAKPINNVFLIRKAEIPGVLVEVGFLSNPQEANLLSQKDYQQKVAASIYQGLLRFYTNEAPLAQINEQAD from the coding sequence ATGATGAAGTGGGTTAAAGGTGGAGCGTTCGCTCTCGGCGTAGTTAGCTTATTATTTATAATACAATATCAATTTTTGAGTGATGACTCAACATCCTGGCAATTGCCTTTATCAGGAAAAGTAATTGTTGTTGACCCTGGACATGGAGGACTTGACGGGGGTGCCACATCGAAAGAAGGGTTGCTTGAGAAGGAAGTTACTCTCGATATTGCATTTCAGTTAAGAGATTATTTACAGGAAGCAGGAGCCCTAGTTCTTATGACTCGAGAAGAAGATCGTGATTTAGCAGACGATGATGTAAGACGAGTGAGAGACCGAAAAGTACAAGATTTAAAACGAAGAGTTGATATGGTTAATGACTCTGATGCCGACATGTTCATCAGTATTCATTTAAATGCGATACCTTCGCCTAAATGGAGTGGGGCACAAACGTTTTACAATCGTTCATTTGATGAAAATAAAAACATGGCTAAATTTGTACAAGATGAACTACGCAGAAATTTAGAGAATACAACCCGTGAAGCAAAACCAATAAATAATGTATTCCTTATTAGAAAAGCAGAGATACCTGGAGTTCTTGTGGAAGTTGGTTTTTTATCAAATCCACAAGAGGCGAATCTGTTATCACAAAAGGATTATCAGCAAAAAGTAGCCGCTTCCATCTATCAAGGACTTCTAAGATTCTACACCAATGAAGCGCCACTAGCTCAGATTAATGAGCAAGCCGATTGA
- the glmM gene encoding phosphoglucosamine mutase — protein MGKYFGTDGVRGIANTELTPEMAFKIGRAGGYILTRNTEKPKVLIGRDTRISGEMLEGALVAGLLSIGAEVMRLGIISTPGVAFLTKALSAQAGVMISASHNPVEDNGIKFFGPDGFKLLDTQEQEIEKLLDQEDTLPRPVGANLGQVSDYFEGGHKYLQFLKQTVQEDFSGLHIALDCAHGAASSLAPHLFADLEADISTMGNCPNGVNINNGVGSTHPEALSKFLLEKGADVGLAFDGDADRLIAIDEKGQIVDGDQIMYICAKYMRDQGWLKNNTMVTTVMSNLGFFKGMEALGIDVKKTAVGDRYVMEEMRKGGLALGGEQSGHIIFLDHITTGDGMLSALQLVNIVKATGKPLSELAGEMEKFPQTLVNIKVTDKYAVEANEKVSEVIQKVEQEMSGNGRVLVRPSGTEPLVRVMVEAETEELCEQYVTEIADVVKEEMGL, from the coding sequence ATGGGTAAATATTTTGGTACGGATGGGGTTAGAGGAATTGCGAATACAGAACTAACTCCAGAAATGGCTTTTAAAATAGGAAGAGCAGGAGGGTATATTCTAACAAGGAATACAGAAAAACCAAAGGTTCTCATTGGTCGAGATACGCGTATTTCAGGTGAAATGTTAGAAGGTGCCTTGGTTGCTGGTCTTCTATCTATTGGAGCTGAGGTTATGAGGTTAGGAATAATCTCAACACCTGGAGTTGCCTTCTTAACAAAAGCATTAAGTGCTCAAGCCGGAGTTATGATATCCGCATCACACAATCCAGTTGAGGATAATGGGATTAAGTTTTTTGGACCAGATGGCTTTAAGCTACTAGATACGCAAGAACAAGAAATTGAAAAGTTACTTGACCAAGAAGATACATTACCAAGACCAGTTGGTGCTAATTTAGGGCAAGTGAGTGATTACTTTGAGGGTGGTCATAAATATCTTCAATTCTTAAAGCAAACGGTTCAAGAAGATTTTTCAGGACTACACATTGCCCTTGATTGTGCTCACGGGGCGGCATCTTCATTGGCACCGCATTTGTTTGCTGATTTAGAAGCTGATATCTCTACGATGGGAAATTGTCCAAATGGAGTAAATATTAATAACGGAGTAGGCTCTACCCATCCGGAAGCTCTATCTAAGTTTTTACTCGAAAAAGGCGCCGATGTTGGTTTGGCTTTTGATGGTGACGCTGACCGTCTCATTGCAATTGATGAAAAAGGTCAGATCGTCGATGGCGACCAAATTATGTATATCTGTGCAAAATATATGCGTGACCAAGGGTGGTTGAAAAACAACACGATGGTTACAACTGTGATGAGTAACCTAGGGTTCTTTAAAGGAATGGAAGCATTAGGGATTGATGTGAAAAAGACTGCTGTAGGTGATCGTTATGTTATGGAAGAAATGAGAAAAGGGGGCTTAGCCCTTGGTGGTGAGCAATCCGGACATATCATTTTTTTAGATCATATTACAACAGGAGATGGCATGCTCTCAGCTTTGCAGTTAGTTAATATTGTGAAAGCAACAGGAAAGCCTTTGTCCGAACTTGCCGGAGAAATGGAAAAATTCCCTCAAACGTTAGTTAATATTAAAGTCACTGATAAGTATGCGGTAGAAGCGAATGAAAAGGTAAGTGAAGTCATTCAAAAGGTTGAACAAGAAATGTCCGGAAATGGCCGAGTTCTTGTGAGACCATCAGGTACTGAGCCGCTTGTACGAGTAATGGTAGAAGCAGAAACCGAAGAATTATGTGAGCAGTATGTCACAGAAATTGCAGATGTTGTCAAAGAGGAAATGGGTTTATAA
- a CDS encoding Mrp/NBP35 family ATP-binding protein, with amino-acid sequence MLTESQVLEVLQNIKDPSFNKSIVETKGIREVKLKENHVSVKIALAKTGTPEQMELQQRVVQALKNAGAESVGLRFEQLDEQEIKNLGGSAQGATGPGLLSEEKTTFIAVTSGKGGVGKSTVSVNLATTLARLGKKVGIIDADIYGFSVPDMMGIEERPRVSGERIFPVERFGVKVISMGFFVEDNAPVIWRGPMLGKMINNFFSEVEWGDLDYLILDLPPGTGDVALDIHTMLPHSKEIIVTTPHATAAFVAARAGAMAIKTHHEIIGVVENMSYFESKVTGEKEFVFGQGGGERLAEELKTELLGQIPLGQPEVDLDNFAPSVYEESHPIGEIYKGIANRIIEKNE; translated from the coding sequence ATGTTAACAGAAAGTCAAGTTCTTGAAGTATTACAGAATATTAAAGACCCAAGTTTTAATAAAAGTATCGTAGAAACAAAAGGCATTAGAGAAGTAAAGCTTAAAGAAAATCATGTGAGTGTAAAAATAGCGTTAGCTAAAACAGGTACTCCTGAACAAATGGAGTTACAACAACGTGTTGTACAGGCATTAAAAAATGCAGGTGCAGAATCTGTAGGTTTGCGTTTTGAACAGTTAGATGAACAAGAAATCAAAAACTTAGGTGGTTCGGCTCAAGGTGCAACAGGACCTGGGTTATTATCGGAAGAAAAAACAACCTTTATTGCAGTAACAAGCGGGAAAGGTGGAGTTGGGAAATCAACTGTATCAGTAAATCTTGCTACAACCCTAGCACGTCTTGGAAAAAAGGTTGGGATTATTGATGCAGATATTTATGGTTTTAGTGTTCCTGACATGATGGGAATTGAAGAACGGCCACGTGTAAGTGGGGAACGAATCTTTCCAGTAGAGCGATTTGGTGTAAAAGTGATTTCGATGGGCTTTTTTGTAGAAGATAATGCCCCGGTTATTTGGAGAGGTCCGATGTTAGGAAAAATGATTAACAACTTTTTTAGTGAAGTAGAGTGGGGCGATTTAGATTACTTGATTTTAGACTTGCCGCCTGGAACAGGTGACGTCGCGCTTGATATACATACAATGTTACCGCATTCTAAGGAAATCATTGTGACCACTCCGCACGCAACAGCTGCTTTTGTAGCAGCCCGTGCAGGAGCGATGGCAATTAAAACTCATCATGAAATTATAGGTGTCGTTGAAAATATGTCCTATTTTGAGAGTAAAGTAACCGGAGAAAAGGAATTTGTATTTGGTCAAGGTGGAGGAGAAAGACTGGCCGAAGAATTGAAAACAGAGTTATTAGGACAAATTCCACTTGGCCAACCGGAAGTTGACCTTGATAATTTCGCTCCATCTGTTTATGAAGAAAGCCACCCGATTGGAGAAATATATAAAGGGATAGCCAATCGAATTATTGAAAAGAACGAATGA
- a CDS encoding DUF2521 family protein yields the protein MTVITTFTEKQREKRWKFERKVLRQLSLADLRKDVKEQFGPIFPIEFADHPYILDPCIDTAIDAFLLGAEYSRFGYFGESSSIVKNRCEDELQEIRIQIFDLLERWFLYGGVSMDSLAVCVDFFIDSWWERGFLEGQKRHRLRLH from the coding sequence ATGACTGTAATCACAACCTTTACGGAGAAACAACGGGAAAAACGGTGGAAATTCGAAAGAAAGGTACTACGTCAGCTTTCATTAGCGGACCTTCGAAAAGACGTTAAGGAACAATTTGGTCCGATATTTCCGATTGAGTTCGCGGACCATCCTTACATTCTTGATCCTTGTATCGACACAGCCATTGATGCCTTTTTATTAGGAGCAGAATATAGTCGTTTTGGTTATTTTGGTGAAAGTAGCAGCATTGTTAAAAATCGATGTGAAGATGAGCTTCAGGAAATTCGCATTCAAATTTTTGATTTATTAGAACGATGGTTTTTGTATGGTGGAGTAAGTATGGATTCATTAGCTGTCTGTGTAGACTTTTTTATCGACAGTTGGTGGGAAAGAGGTTTCTTAGAAGGTCAAAAGAGACATCGACTGCGACTCCATTAA